Proteins encoded together in one Salmo trutta chromosome 3, fSalTru1.1, whole genome shotgun sequence window:
- the LOC115164215 gene encoding uncharacterized protein LOC115164215 — MLGLQGSTSSPKMYRCVACSATFTGLASLLVHQASHAVQYDKQPPHSEKQPLCTHCGEVFSNKELQDQHCCKALPETPAPSLFICDCGDEFQNFNEMLEHKRSHVSTPQQQTQTTDARYSSQEECSLVEPAQPVSPQPTLSQTILGPSPPSHLSPLSPIIPSSILPQLNSTSTVPEVYTNKGFIALTRPPELNNLPPGASEQELQPDGLDQPENISTAHKPLPQSVQDETPEDADCPVTSGASSEDAGAPKNETIMKMIANAYMKHYQPAQHYPLRHKRLVVPKRELIPVEVTSQSIETAASTPGPSIGQLRHLFTKSGAKTIARPSGSSGIISLTQTFCPVVVLETRQKLIDSRNRATQGRYQCGRCRSVFQDLDSLTVHHALHRKEIVKCCRHCKQLMIGKPPLPDNHICPLAPHHLTSVGSKCYSIKKTASFLKQKKQQPQRSFQSVKARTPYFCQVCKHSYARRYNLNVHKCQGPPHPPQHASNSALYQNTAFGENIKAREPVTGVNQSPLISKNISVGTDSTRQIKEEVISAESRSYPQFPDLLWSGSPKSFSSFYPKVSKHVTPGEIDSGSATLLQGDGVGEGDNAASSFKQEGRDGEWTMPLDDSEIDVLIEAVDAEDDDDLMLQEPISQGHVKSTKDGVPYFIKDGARRFPCYRCQKTYSRGCTLKKHQRLCGNRSFLPQSTFRAVAQKINKGQFQFDCYVCGRGFNRKDNMLIHRKKCQLSRTVAKNDNGLLQQGISAAQAPQRLVAQSSKNLEDNGANWGIMSLPNVLPRRVTCECGAGFTSPRLLLEHLQKHAQESYTCPTCGETLSSWADYEVHLQVHMQPRHQMYGGMQQQRSPPLLLRFPQQPRQRRQPLPKQRHTPPQHSLPAQRPQPNQQPLRKPRKPQPRCVCIRCSNTFCSRGALLKHLSWNRCKGDKGAVLAKANHCSRCSMDFPNGLSLKFHQLNGMCKPAFKPMRCPVCVRWFGTVEGLQKHLQTHDQTNSFRCLICQRLYPSLRSLKDHRRKVHCILSGDTVQVTQ, encoded by the coding sequence ATGCTTGGCCTTCAGGGAAGTACCTCATCCCCTAAAATGTATCGCTGTGTGGCTTGTTCAGCCACCTTTACTGGATTGGCATCCTTGTTGGTGCACCAAGCTTCTCATGCAGTTCAATATGACAAGCAACCACCACATTCTGAGAAGCAGCCTCTCTGCACTCACTGTGGTGAAGTGTTTTCAAACAAGGAGCTCCAAGACCAGCACTGCTGCAAGGCACTACCTGAGACTCCGGCTCCCTCTCTTTTTATCTGTGATTGTGGGGATGAGTTTCAGAACTTTAATGAAATGCTGGAGCATAAAAGATCTCATGTCTCAACCCCCCAGCAGCAGACCCAGACAACTGATGCCAGATATTCGAGCCAAGAAGAATGCAGTCTGGTTGAACCTGCCCAACCAGTCTCCCCTCAGCCAACCCTTAGCCAAACCATTTTGGGCCCCAgtcccccctctcatctctcaccCCTATCTCCTATCATTCCTAGTTCAATTCTCCCACAGCTTAATAGCACATCCACCGTTCCTGAAGTCTATACAAATAAGGGGTTTATTGCCCTAACCAGACCTCCAGAGCTGAACAACCTCCCTCCAGGCGCAAGTGAGCAAGAATTACAGCCTGATGGGCTTGACCAACCTGAGAACATCTCGACTGCACATAAACCCTTGCCACAATCCGTCCAGGATGAGACTCCTGAGGATGCAGACTGTCCCGTTACAAGCGGCGCATCTTCAGAAGATGCTGGCGCACCTAAGAATGAGACAATAATGAAGATGATCGCAAATGCCTACATGAAACATTATCAACCTGCTCAACACTACCCATTAAGGCACAAGAGACTTGTGGTCCCCAAAAGAGAGCTTATACCAGTGGAGGTGACGTCACAATCCATAGAAACAGCAGCTTCCACACCAGGGCCCTCTATTGGCCAGTTAAGACACCTGTTTACAAAGTCTGGTGCAAAGACAATAGCCCGTCCATCTGGCAGTAGTGGTATCATATCTTTGACTCAGACCTTCTGCCCTGTAGTAGTTCTTGAGACCCGCCAAAAGCTTATTGATTCTAGAAATAGGGCCACACAAGGGAGATATCAATGTGGCCGCTGCCGAAGTGTTTTTCAGGACTTGGACAGCTTGACAGTGCACCATGCCTTACACAGGAAAGAGATAGTGAAGTGTTGTCGTCACTGTAAACAACTGATGATTGGAAAACCACCCCTTCCAGACAACCACATCTGTCCCCTGGCTCCCCACCACCTTACCTCAGTGGGGAGTAAATGCTACTCTATCAAAAAGACTGCGTCATTCCTGAAGCAAAAGAAGCAACAACCGCAAAGAAGCTTCCAAAGTGTTAAAGCTAGGACGCCTTACTTTTGTCAAGTGTGCAAGCACAGCTATGCCCGTAGGTATAATCTCAATGTGCACAAGTGTCAGGGGCCACCCCATCCTCCTCAGCATGCCTCCAACTCTGCCCTGTACCAAAATACTGCATTTGGGGAAAACATTAAAGCAAGGGAGCCTGTCACAGGTGTCAACCAGAGCCCTCTAATCTCCAAAAACATCAGTGTGGGCACTGACAGCACTCGTCAGATAAAGGAGGAGGTGATTTCTGCAGAATCAAGGTCATATCCACAGTTTCCTGATTTGCTCTGGTCCGGTTCACCTAAAAGCTTCTCATCCTTCTATCCCAAAGTTTCCAAGCACGTAACACCAGGAGAAATTGATTCAGGATCTGCAACACTACTGCAAGGAGATGGAGTAGGTGAAGGGGACAATGCAGCAAGTAGTTTTAAAcaagaagggagagatggagaatggACAATGCCTTTAGATGATTCTGAGATCGACGTGCTGATTGAGGCAGTAGATGCAGAAGACGACGATGATTTAATGCTACAAGAACCTATTTCTCAGGGTCATGTCAAGTCCACAAAGGATGGCGTGCCTTATTTCATAAAAGATGGTGCTAGACGTTTTCCCTGCTATAGATGTCAGAAAACGTACAGTCGAGGGTGCACATTAAAAAAGCATCAAAGGCTGTGTGGAAATAGGTCATTTCTGCCACAATCTACCTTCCGGGCGGTAGCACAGAAAATCAACAAGGGTCAATTCCAATTCGATTGCTATGTCTGTGGGAGGGGCTTTAACCGCAAAGATAACATGCTGATTCATAGGAAGAAGTGCCAGTTAAGTAGAACCGTGGCCAAGAATGATAATGGACTTTTACAACAGGGCATATCAGCAGCCCAGGCACCGCAACGTCTCGTGGCACAAAGTAGTAAAAATCTGGAGGATAATGGGGCAAATTGGGGTATTATGTCATTGCCCAATGTTCTTCCCAGGAGAGTGACGTGTGAGTGTGGGGCAGGCTTCACTTCCCCACGGCTCCTCCTAGAGCATTTGCAAAAGCATGCACAGGAGTCCTATACCTGCCCCACATGCGGTGAGACACTGAGTTCCTGGGCAGACTATGAAGTCCACCTACAAGTGCACATGCAGCCTCGGCACCAGATGTATGGGGGAATGCAACAGCAGCGCTCTCCACCTCTACTGCTGAGGTTTCCACAGCAGCCACGTCAACGTCGGCAGCCCCTGCCAAAGCAGCGACATACGCCTCCGCAACACTCTCTGCCAGCACAGCGCCCTCAGCCAAATCAACAACCTCTGCGGAAGCCTAGGAAGCCACAGCCGCGCTGTGTGTGCATACGATGCAGCAACACCTTTTGCAGTCGGGGCGCGCTGCTAAAGCACCTCTCCTGGAATCGGTGTAAAGGTGACAAAGGAGCTGTTTTAGCGAAGGCAAACCACTGTTCCCGCTGCAGCATGGACTTCCCTAATGGCCTCAGCCTCAAGTTTCACCAGCTAAATGGGATGTGCAAGCCTGCCTTCAAGCCCATGCGTTGCCCTGTGTGCGTGCGCTGGTTTGGCACTGTGGAGGGACTCCAGAAACACCTGCAAACACATGACCAGACCAACTCGTTTCGCTGCCTCATCTGCCAGCGCCTCTATCCCAGCCTACGGTCACTGAAAGACCACCGCAGAAAGGTCCATTGCATTTTGtctggagacacagtgcaggTTACACAATGA
- the LOC115164451 gene encoding zinc finger and SCAN domain-containing protein 20, translating to MQKRNNVRGERELGDGGPPFCFSCEMIFPDQTSFHDHFCPAAGYICSCGTEFSMYVDMMDHSGLHEPGHTVINYSTIKKEQYQREREYKEQLSRLVLAAGQGSWAQPGPTPMLSAPIPRATKPPPGPSAPTTDLWHQFQPVVLVETLRKFGRTKPYRCAYCELGFATKDLLVWHHNTHARNKVHGCLRCGVLLLSNNKSPQPGHHQCGSYRATPETRFTTATVLSNRKQPVGYAKVVQRQHCPDPFNGELQLGMHMVSQQPVPGTSGTKYLKCRVCQEPFQTVKLLERHRCTMAASFFAQELGLTSGKQLNGHRKGKEGTSPYSFPRRNGDKELAFNIQTSANVTIYDHKAVGPDRGTGLSAVSVKTEVSDDDCFVIEDAFSC from the coding sequence ATGCAAAAGCGGAACAATGTGAGAGGTGAAAGGGAGCTTGGGGATGGTGGACCCCCTTTTTGCTTTAGTTGTGAAATGATCTTTCCAGACCAAACCTCATTTCATGACCACTTTTGTCCTGCGGCTGGTTACATCTGCTCCTGTGGAACAGAGTTCTCCATGTATGTTGATATGATGGACCACAGTGGGTTACATGAGCCAGGCCACACTGTAATTAATTATAGCACCATAAAGAAGGAACAatatcagagggagagagagtacaaGGAGCAGCTTTCGAGGCTGGTATTGGCGGCGGGGCAGGGAAGCTGGGCTCAGCCTGGACCGACTCCGATGCTATCGGCCCCTATTCCACGAGCCACAAAGCCTCCACCTGGTCCAAGTGCCCCAACAACGGACCTCTGGCACCAATTCCAGCCAGTGGTGTTGGTGGAGACCTTGCGCAAGTTTGGAAGGACAAAGCCCTACAGGTGTGCCTACTGTGAACTGGGCTTTGCAACAAAAGACTTACTCGTATGGCACCACAACACTCATGCAAGAAATAAAGTCCATGGCTGCCTGCGGTGCGGGGTTCTCCTGCTCAGCAACAACAAGTCACCACAGCCTGGCCACCACCAGTGTGGCTCATATCGGGCAACTCCTGAAACCAGATTTACCACTGCCACAGTGCTGAGTAACAGGAAACAGCCCGTGGGGTATGCTAAGGTTGTCCAGCGTCAGCACTGTCCTGACCCGTTCAATGGGGAGCTGCAGCTAGGGATGCATATGGTCTCACAGCAGCCCGTTCCAGGGACTTCTGGAACAAAATACTTGAAGTGTAGAGTTTGTCAGGAGCCCTTCCAAACTGTCAAGCTGCTCGAGAGGCACCGTTGCACAATGGCAGCATCCTTTTTTGCGCAGGAACTGGGTCTGACGTCTGGCAAACAGCTCAATGGTCACAGAAAAGGGAAGGAGGGGACCAGCCCATACTCCTTTCCTCGAAGGAATGGTGACAAGGAGCTGGCGTTCAACATTCAAACTTCAGCGAATGTAACTATATACGACCACAAGGCAGTAGGTCCGGATAGGGGCACCGGGTTGTCTGCCGTCTCTGTAAAAACTGAGGTTTCAGATGATGACTGTTTTGTGATTGAGGATGCGTTTtcatgctag